A region of the Enoplosus armatus isolate fEnoArm2 chromosome 8, fEnoArm2.hap1, whole genome shotgun sequence genome:
GAGAGAGGCCAGACCTCAACCGATCTGGTGAGGAGAACAGCCTTCGCTGTCTTTGCAGTGTTTCATCTCTCCTTCTGAGATAGACTTCGTCCCCCCAGAGGAGACATCTGAGGCACAACAGagcgaaaaaaaacaaaaacaagagcttAAAAAAATGCTCCTGTGACTGTGGAGAGGCAAAAGCACAATCGCTTTAAAGGCAAAGTGAGAAATCAAACTGCCTCAAGGGGTTAAGTGTGATTTAATCTAGTAGGAGAGTGGCGTAGGCCTGTGCACATCCACACTGGTGATGCATTGTAGGCGTATCGATAACCTCCGCCGCATGGAGGGAGAATGTGAGAATTCACGGCGTCGTAGCAGCAAAAAGGAGGGATTTTACACTGTTTTGAGAAATGATTTTCAttcttgtgttttggttttcttaaACGGCACCAGTGTTCATTTGAGAGTCAATAACTGTACTCAAAAGATGGAAAATGTCCAGATGTGAGGATCCATTAGAGGCATATTTCAGTGATCTAcatgaattgtttttttctgcggTGACTCTTGACCTTCGTTCACACGTGAACTATCCAATAATGCCCCAAATGAAACACCATGAAGAAGTAGTAATACGTATGAGTGTTGGAGCGAAGAGTTCGGGGCTGGTTCGCTCTAATTTCATGGGTGGAAGATGGTGCTGACTGTAATCAGAGGCTCACAGAGGCTGACAGTGCAGGTGCCTAATAACCATTCAGTGACACATTCACATCCCCGTTTTAGAAGCCGAGGCCTCCCTCCTGACCCAGAATTGGTGGTGCAGCAAATCCAGGCACTGACATTTTAATTCCTGACTGGCTAACGTGCCTCCCCCTAAATTACTGTAATTGATTAAATTAGTTTGGACACAGGCCACGAGGTCCTCACTGCACTGGTGATATccagtaaacattttccctttccttctctctcctaCAGATATTGTTCTATCTAAACTATCTATCTAGTTTTGCTTGAAAACGGCAAGAACAAACTGTGGAAATATTGGCGtcaatgtgtgtttgatctcaCTAGACAATGTCTAACAGTGTGATTGCTACACACACCTCAGCCAACACCTAACTGAAAGAGTGTGTTTGAAAACCACCCAATCTATCCGTTGAGAGAGACGCACAGACGgatatttcagtgtttaaatATAGCTTCTTCAGTAGCTGCACAAAGCAGTTACATCAGTGAATTATCTAACAACAGCCAGTAAAACATCAGGCCATTATTTATAATTCCCAGGCTGCTGTGGGTAACAGATGTTCATGCACACTGTTGGGAGTGAAATTGTTATCTCTCGATGCCTGATGTATCTAGATCAGTGTCAGTGATCATGTTTAATGATGCATAAATGACACATTCATACTGCTAAGACATGCTGTTTTTGTAATGCACTTTGTGGAAAAAGGTTGTAGGTAAAGAcgctttaatttaatttccagtTGGTGCTCTCATGGGAGTGATATGTCGGACAGATCTGTTATCGTAATCACAATAAACACGTTTTCTACTGCAGTACTACCTTGCCTTTGAATCCAAATCTGAATATATCTacaactctctctttttttgtcagccTGTTGATAAACGTAGGTACAGaagcttattttcattttgtaagtTCAAGAGTAAAgtaatagttagacattttgggaagcaCGCTTAATCGCTTTCCTGCCAAACGTGAGATGCGCTAATTATGAAGCTAAAGCCTGGagttgattagcttagcttagcataaagactgaaagcagggggagacagttagcctggctctctccaaaatTCAGAAATCTGTGCACtagcagctctaaagctcattaattatcttgtttgtttaattcctacaaaaacagaaatccaaGTTGTGGATTTACgcagaggaaaatatttgttGCAGACTAGCAGCCAGTGctttcctggagtcttgtcagGATGTTTCCCGCTGTgttttttctaaaaataaacaacacaaataactAAGTACATCACATGTTAACACACAAAACTTAATAAGGCTAAACAGGATGTCAGGGGTGGTTTTTCTCCCAGCTGATGGCCAACGATTGCTGAATGCAGTTTGAACTTAAAGGTCATTTCATTTGACTGCCTGTTGTCATATCACAGTTTGTACCTTGTGactttattacaaaatgtaataattgtGGGTAATAGGGTGATTAATGTGATGTAGGTAGAGGTAGGTAGCAACCTACAATCTtttatacagacagacagagaaaggaagaaggtTGGCTTGTTCCAGTACCTCTGGAGATATTTGCAGATTAACATAAATTTTGATTTCACACATATACTTGTAATTCACTGTTtaccaaagtgttggaccgaTGCATAAAACCATTAAGCTCCAGCTGTAAAGTCttcaaagtgagaaaatatttgcCGTTTCAATGTTTAAgaactttaaattaaaacaattcatgTATTCATCTTCAGTAATTTAATTTGGTGTGTTATTAACCTATTAAGACACACCAAAGCAAATAAACTGGATACATAATCGTGAAATGCAAGAATCATTTGAGataaattatgaattaaacGTGTTGTCTCATCTCTCTGCCCTCCATGGCTTGTGAAAACACCGGTGAGGCTATTTGGGATTGGACTCCGTGTCATTAATGTAAGCACGGTTTAACCAAAGTCAAGTTGAGTGTATTTTGCAGCAGGCTGTGGATGCTTATGgttggatttacattcatccATAATGTGGCCGATGGCTATTCAAGTGTCAGGCGACTGGTGAACAGAAAGTTTGACGACTTATTTGATTGTCATGTCAGTCATCAGCCATCATCTTTTACAGAGTTTTAGTACTCACATTCATATGTGCCTTATTGGAGTTTCCCTGCTCTATCTTAACAATATCAGAAATAGTCTTTGCGTTGGAATATTTCAAGCAGGTTTCGTGTTTTCATTCCATTTCTTCGGTGTGTGGGCTGTTCTGCGGGCAGAAATTGTTTACATAGGGCTATGCCTCCTCACAATGACAAGTGGCTATTAgaattcaaatgcaaataatCTAAgtgcctcctgctgctgcaatAATGCTGTGGTATTACTCATCCGAGGGTAAAAGGGTAACCACTGCAGATGTTTTTAGTGGTAACGCATAGTGGCATAATGGtagagaaacaaacaacaaactccaACTTAACTCCCACAGTGCCTATGAGTTTAAGAAGGCTTACATTAAACTGTTAATGGATGCTCTTCAATAAACCAAAGCCGTAAGGTAAActttgtaaaatacaataagCCTTTATGTCTGATGACTAATCTGTTGATTTTCCTTCTGAAGGTGACACTGTGATGGTGGCAGATTGAGCACAGGGATGTGAGCAGACCAGTAAAGATGACCCTGTTGGCGGGTGATGGCTCCGACTATGACTACAGTGCCCTGAGCTGTGCCTCTGATACCTCCCTCAACCGACCTCCCCTGCAAGAGGAGGAGGCTCAAAAGGGAGCCTTCTACAAGAGGGCGCAGCGTGCCCCTGAGCTCAGCACCATCCAGGACGACGCACTACTGTCCAGCGCCCGGAAACTCCACGCCATCATCAATGTGGGTGGCCTGCGTTACCAGCTGCCCTGGACCACCTTAGAGGACTTCCCCCTGTCTCGTCTGGGCCAGCTGCACCTCTGCAGCAGCTTTGACGAGATCATGGGTATCTGTGATGACTATGATGTTACCCACAATGAGTTCTTCTTCGACCGCAGCCCCTGTGCCTTCCGCACCATCCTGACCTTCCTGCGGGCGGGGAAGCTGCGCTCCCTCAGGGAGATGTGCGCCCTCTCCTTCAGGGAGGAGCTGCTGTACTGGGGGGTCCCCGAAGAGAGCCTGGAGTGGTGCTGCCGCCGGCGTCTGCTGCAGCGCGTGGAGGAGTTCGAGGCGATGGagagggcggaggaggaggacctcCTGGAGGATCTGTTGGACTCAGACAGCGACCACAGGGAGCATCCAGCAGAGTCCAGACTCAATCGCTGCATGGGCAAGCTAAGAGACATGGTGGAGAGGCCTCACTCGGGCCTCCCCGGGAAGATCTTTgcttgtttgtcagtgttgtttgtcACCATCACTGCCGTCAACCTGTCCATCAGCACCATGCCTGccatgagggaggaggaggaggcggtgaGTAGGCTTATGACATTTAACACGTCACATAGAGGGGAAAAGAGTtactgcacacaaaaacatgtcgCCAAGATGTCAGAGCCGAagtgttttcatgtcagtgaGGAAAAGATAAAATGAAGACATGACCCAACTTCATTGTCTGTTGGGAATTTGTCTCGTGTTCCATGTTTTCTACAGTCGTAAAGCATCAAGAGACACCAAAGTATTGACAATGAACATTTGAACCCATCGCTGTGGTTCGTCTGCGTTCCTCAGCAGACTTGAACTGAGTTGTTTTCAAAAGCTAAACGGAGGTAAACtgatgtggggtttttttgaaGCGCAGTCATTAAAAAATTTGTAATGATGGCATGTCTCATCTGTCATGTCATTTCAAACCTCCTTGCAGCGAGAACAGGCTGAGACCGCTGAGAGAGCCTGTTGTTTTGCCagattaggaaaaaaaaacaaaaaaacgtttGAAGACGTCTGCTCCCATGAAACGCTGTCATTATTATGCCTGACTTCAATCACAACCATAATTAGCACACTGGCCTCTTTAGTCAATTCAAAGGAAAATGGAATATTTGAGCCACACATATCCTTTTCTTCCTCGCAAACAGGTTTTTAATGAATTGATTCATTTCTCTTAAATGCTTTTGATGAAATTTCTGGAACTGCCACCACTTTACTTTCCGTTCCAGAGACAATGTTTCAGTGGTTTTTCAAATGTTCTACTCTCACTAGTTCTGGTATATACTCAGGAAATGAAGTACAGATACTGTAAGTGTGGTACTGTAGGCGGGTGTAGgtttttatttgacagtaaGTGCTAATCACATTTCCATGTGGCTGACTGAAGTTTCCATGTAGAGCCACTTTAATGTACTGTGACTGTATGTTTCATTTAGTCATGAGGCTTCTTGGAGCTCCGGTACATCATCTCTTCTCACACTGCTGAACCCGTCACGATTGGGATATTGAAAAcgaaaataaaagaaatacaatgaCAGCAGATGTTTTTATGAAGTTACAGTATCTAACTTGACCTGGCACATTTGCTTTGTATTCACACTTCAGCATTCTCAGTATGTTTAATTAAAAGTGCCAGTAATCGCATCCTAACAACTCCGCCGCCTCGAATTTCTTGCCGCCAGATAATGTGCAGTGTTGCATTAAAAGTGTGAGGAGTGTTCCTGTCTCTGAGTGAGATCAGGACTACTGGAGTTTTCAGGAGCTCGTATGGGTCTACTCCACCTCTGTGGGAGTGTGTTTCGTAATATTTTTAACTGATATGAACTGCATTCAAGCCACGCATTGAATCAGCGTCATTACTGCGTCTAAGAAAAACACCCGCCTTTCCAAACAAACATGCATCACGATGAACAGCATGGACTTTTTATAAGTTGTGAGAAAACAGTGATTTCGTGGCATTGATGTTCCTAAAACTTCTCTCGCCGTCACATTTGTCCAAATAATCGAAGAAGGCACATTTTGGGTTGTGAGCTTGATCTGTGATATCTAGGAAATATTTTCCTGTCCTTATTTTGTTGGTTGTAGAAATGTAATTGTTATATACGTAGAAGAGTTCAGTGCTGCAGCATCCTGAGGTGCTTAGCTCCTGGATTTCACATTGAAATGGTTCCCCCTAGTGACCACAGCCACCACTCACACATGCTGATGATGACCGTGCTCACTCAAGTGTCTTTCTTCACCAGGGCACATGTTCCCAGATGTGCTACAACATCTTCATAGTGGAGACGGTGTGTGTGGCCTGGTTCTCCCTGGAGTTCACCCTGCGCTTCATCCAAGACCGCAGCAAGCTGACCTTCCTCAGACAGCCCCTGAACC
Encoded here:
- the kcng1 gene encoding potassium voltage-gated channel subfamily G member 1 — encoded protein: MTLLAGDGSDYDYSALSCASDTSLNRPPLQEEEAQKGAFYKRAQRAPELSTIQDDALLSSARKLHAIINVGGLRYQLPWTTLEDFPLSRLGQLHLCSSFDEIMGICDDYDVTHNEFFFDRSPCAFRTILTFLRAGKLRSLREMCALSFREELLYWGVPEESLEWCCRRRLLQRVEEFEAMERAEEEDLLEDLLDSDSDHREHPAESRLNRCMGKLRDMVERPHSGLPGKIFACLSVLFVTITAVNLSISTMPAMREEEEAGTCSQMCYNIFIVETVCVAWFSLEFTLRFIQDRSKLTFLRQPLNLIDVVAILPYYITLVVDNTSKGEKRLGSGSSYLDKVGLVLRVLRALRILYVMRLARHSLGLQTLGLTARRCTREFGLLLLFLCVAIALYSPLLYLIENEMGTTQEFTSIPATYWWAVITMTTVGYGDMVPRSIPGQVVALSSILSGILLMAFPVTSIFHTFSRSYVELKQEQQRLLQRRTHFLLRSRMAGLGSNLSLESDI